The genome window GAGCCCCATGATACACAGCGTCCAGCAGATGAAGGGAGTGAGCTGAGGCGTTCATGTAAACAACATCCCCATAGTCCAAGAGCGGCAAAAATGTGGCAGCTACAAGCCGTTTTCTAGCACTGGTGGAGAAGCAGGCCTTGTTTCTAAAAAAGAAGCACAGTTTTCATTTCAGATTCCTTAAAAGATTGTCAATATGGTGTTTGAAGCAGAGGTTGTCATCAATAGTGATGCCTAAGTATTTGTAGGTGTTGACAATTTCAATGGGGGTACCCTGTGCAGACATGATGCAGGGAAGAACAGCTGGTACCCTTTTCTTATTGGAAAAGAACATGACCTTTGTCTGCATTTAATACCAACCTGAGATGGAATAGGTGCGACTGAATAATGTTAAAAGCAGACTACAGACGTTCAAATGCAACGGCAACAGTGCTAGAACAACAGTACACAACAGTATCGTCGGCATAAAGATGTACAGAGTCATCAATATTTTGACACATATCATTtacataaattgtaaaaatgtgggTTCTAAGACCGAACCTTAAGGAACACCTCTGGTGACATTAAGAAAGCTGGAGGAGAGACCGCTGAATTGTACACATTGCTTACGATTTGAAAGGTAGTTTGAAAACCAACCAACAGTTTGGTCAGACAGGCCTATATCTGATAACTTCTGGCATAAAATGCCATGGTCCACAGTATCAAATGCCTTGGATAAATCTATAAAAAGAGCAGTACCGTAACTCTTTGCGTCCAAGCCTTCAACAATATAATTCACTACTTTCAAAGCAGCCGTTAATGTACTATGCTGCTTCCTAAAGCCCGACTGGTGAGGAGATAGAATGTTGTTCAAGCTTAAGTAttctttgatttgatcattCACCATCCTTTCAAGTACTTTAGCTAAAATAGAGAGCTTGAAAATTGGTCTGTAATTATTCATCACTGTGGGGTCACCACCTTTCAATAGGGGGAGAACATAGGCAGTTTTCCAAACATCTGGaatgacattgttttttatagAGAGATTAAAAACATGAGACACTGGTTCGGCTATAATATCTGCAGCTAGACGTAAGAGATAAGGGGGGAGATTGTCTGGGCCTACGGATTTTTTGGGGTCTAGGGGGGCTTACAAACCTCCCCAGCAGAGAAGTTTGGCTACGAGAGGCATGACTGGTAGGAAAGGAGGGGGGTGATTTACCAAAAGATAAAGTGTCAAACAAGGAACTGGaagcaataaaatgtttgttaaaacaaTTAAGCATCTTGGACTTATTTGACACAGGGGTGGAGTCAACAACAATGTTAGGAGGCAGCTCTAAGGAGCAAGAGCTGGCAGAGAGAGAATTGATGGTTTTCCAAAATCTCCTAGGATCGGTTAAACTGTCTGTGGTCTGGGATAAGTAAACATCACTTTTGGCTTTTTTAATGGAAGCAGTACAGCGATTACGCAGTTGACGAAAAATAAGCCAGTCAGCCTCAGAACCAGACTTCCTCCCAGCAGCCAGATCAGGAGTGAACCAGGGGGTATCACGGCCCTTCACCCTGAACCGGCAAAATGgagcatatttaaaaaataactaaagctgtcatagAAATAACTCCAGGCATGATCAACATCACCAATCAATAAAATACGATCCCATTTAAAATGAACTAAGTCATGAAAAAAGGCATGCTCTATAAAGTGCTTAAGATTTGTTTTCAGGACAACACAGGGCTTAGTAAGGGGGATTTTGGTATCCCGAATAGCACCAACTAAAAGGTGGTCATTTTGCAAAGCAATAAGAGATGATTTCTTTAGACACCTGGTGTTAAGACGTGTGGGACTTTCAATGACTTGTGTGAAGttgagagacagacaatgagctTTAAAATCATCAGATACTGGTGAAAGCCAGTCCCAGTTAAAATCACCTACCAGAATGATTTCCTTAAAATGTAGTTGAGATAAAATCTGCATTAGCGAAGATAATGTGTCATTGGTAGCAGAAGGGGGCCTATAGCAACCAACAACAGTTAAAAACTGACCACCAGATAAATCGATGCTTAGTGCTAGGATTTCAAACAGCTTGATAGCAGATTTGGAGAGGATGACCTGAGCAGCAAGATTAGATTTCACATAAATCGCCACGCCACCGCCTTTTCTGGGGTGGTCCGAACGATAAATATTGAAGCCATCAAATGCGACATCTTTATCCACTTTTTTCTTCGAAAGCCAGGTCTcagaaacaataattaaatcagCACCAGTTGACTCAGACCAAATTCGCAAAATATCCATTTTGGGAAGCAAGCTGCGAGCATTTATATGGATGATGTGTAACCCAGACATGATCTTAAAGTCCGCCGGGGTATTACATGTTAATAAAGGACCAGGGTTAGGCTGAATACCAGACAGAAGTAAAAGCAACATAATTAGGCACTTCTGCTTGAATTTCGTTACAGTCGGGAGACTAGAAGAGTTAGAAGACTTAGTATTCTGACATAGGGCATCTGTAGAGTTCACCACGGTCAAGGCACCAGGGAAAAAAACAGATCTCGTGAACCCACCATCCATCCAATCCATCCAAGTACAACCATGCCCTCTCACAGCAGAGCTGTGAGACTCTTTTATGACCCTTCTTGTCATATGGGACTCATGATAGCAGACAGTTCCCCCTCCACTCAAATTTAGTTTTGCTTATTGTTACTAGTTTGACCTACACCTGATGTATGTGAGTTTCACACGAGAGTATTGTTTTAACTGTGAAAGATCAAGTTTTGTGTTAAAGTAAttatgtttgttacgtaacttaagtTACGTGTGTGATGTAAGTTACAGTTACGTgcttaagttaaaataagtcaacatgtTGTTTGAGCCATCtatccaccccgacctccttCATATGGGCCTATGGGAACTTTGATGCAAAACGTATTTGTCatacgtcaaaaacaaatgtaatctgggAGAAAATACTTTTCCCTCAAAACATAATTGACATTACATtaagttaatttagctgacgcttgtgtccaaagcgacttacaataagtgcaaacaatcatgaggatacatgacattgacaatgcagtttagTTTTATGGGGACATCATTTTTAGGGAACCAGGCTGACCTTTGACTCAGAAAACAACTGCAAAACTTTTCTACAAATAACTTTGTAGATGATTTAACAGTATTATGgtggtaaaacttctttaaaaataaatattagaggAGTAACATGAAGGATTCAAGATGATGTACCCCAATTTAAACTTCTATAGACAGTATATAtagaacattacatttataacaCATACAATAGAACATTTAATTGACAAAGGTAACAGTCTCAATGCTAATTCAGTGGTACTGTACTGTCttcttaaattaacattaaccCTAGCCCATGTAAAATGTAAgattttaggaaaataaaaaatgttaccAACTTAGAAATGTAGTAATAAAAATGTACTGCTTCATGTTATTGTCACAAGATGCTGTAAAAATATAGAAAGTCTCTAGCTCAGTAATAAAAGCAGTAATATGACTCATCTTGTCAATAGATGATCTTTGTGTGAGGCTGCAGAGGAGGGCGCCGCTCCCTGCTGCAGCATAGACTCACCAAAGTAGAAGTTGGGGCCATCGTGTGGCTGGAAGAATATTCCACAGGCTTTGGCATGGACATCTGCTCCTTTACTGACCAGCAGCTTCACATAGGGAATACTCCTCCTCTCAATGGCTATATGGAGAGCTGTCTGGCCTGTCAGTCACACAACAATACATATATTAGAAAATCAGGCACATTTCTTTACAATGTCTGAAATAATTATTCTCTCAGCAATTTTTGCTTCATACACATTTACCTTTGTAGTAGCTGTTGGTGTAGGCTGCATTCACAAACTCTTTAATGTCGCCCATCTTCTCTGAAATGTCGATTAATAGTTCCACCGTCTCGTTCTTGCCGTCCATGAGGTGTAGAAGAGCCTTCATCAGGGCGGTTTTACCGTAGGACTGATCTGCAGTTGTAACCGCACATTCAGGGAGAtcacaaataaacataatactaccacaaagagacacaaaacaacccaGGAGACTcaaaaaagaccacaaagagagaacaaatgtccacaaaaagacacaaagagagcaCAAAACGACTTCAAACCTACACCAAACAAACgcacaagaaacacaaaaccacagagagatgtgtaaccACTACAAACAAACGCaaaccaacaacaaaaaagaggcaaaacaaTTATAACGTCTGTGTGGCTTGTAGGAGAGGTGCTGAGGCCTTTTgtatgtctgtgcccaggggcccatgAGGGAAGTAACACACAGGTGTTGCATTATGGGTCTCACGCTCACACTGAGAGTTGGAGAGTTTCTTCATGTTCTGGTGCAGGTACTGATGCAGGCCGTCAAGCTTTTGGACATCCCTGCTGGCCACCGCTTCAAACAACCTATCGATGTTAAACCTCTTGCTGTCTCTGTTCCCGCTGTGCTGCTCCACACCTCGAATCCCTCtatcaacaaaacacattttacagacaaCACGCTTACAAAAGATTCATGTGGGTCAGAACTTCAAGCAGCTCCACACTCCACATTAATCAACTCTGTGGGGCTTGATAATACACAGCACCTCCGGTATAATGAGTGTTACAAAAAGGCAGAGATCTCTTTATGTTTGCATGGTGAGGCTCACTTGTCAAAGTTGAGATTGAAACTGATTTTAGGTTTGGACTCCTCCATTTCCTCCTGGTAATCGGTGTCCATGGGAGCCTTGGGCGACTCCTGGCCCAAACCCAGGGCAGAAACCACACCCCCGTGCATTTTCGCTGCTCTCTGCAGCgctttctcctcctccgtcCTGTCATCTGTCTCCAGAGAGAAGCCAAACATCTGTGACTTCTCCATCTTCACCTCTTGCTCCGGTGCTCTGCATAGACACACAGCACAGGTGCACATCATTCAGACATCATTGGCTTCAACTAATTCTCTACCACAGatttccatttaaatgtttgaaataatcaaatatttatacaatattGCAAAAGCTCACCATTGTAGATAATaaagtgaaagagaaatgtGGGAAATAATTAGAAATTAACTTATCAGCAGATAGGTCAGCAGATATGGAATACTTAGTGAGTGGAAAATTTGAGACATCACAATCAAGTTACTGGAGGAAATGTTTTGGGAAAGCATGAGATGTTTCATTGCGTGTCATAAGTATGGGAAATATCACCTCTTAACAGCGACTAGTTGATGGAGAGGATGTTGAGAACAAGCAGCaaactatacacacacattctttacAAGAAATATTGAGGTCGAGAAAATCCTTGAAGTGTATTTTTGACTTAAAAGAACCACTGAAATATTTTGGGTATTAATCTACTGCAAAATATAAAACCGTCAAACATGCATCTCTTTAAGATATTACATGTGGAGCAGCCATGAAGCCAGTGATAAGGACATGGAAACAGTCAAACAcaccaaaaactaaatgtattgtaaacaaacaagttatgtggaaatggaggattttgaatcagcacacacagtgaaatttagagcctgcatttaacccatctgTATTAGCAGCAGTGGCAccaggtaccagtccacactccgtaCGTCTGGTTCCTACGGCAAGTCCCTCAGTTCCCACAATCAATCAGAGATCATCTAAAAACAATTTACCCCAAAGATAGACTGCTTAAATAACTTATTATTTCAATCTAGGTCAATATTTGCAAGAACTACGTGCTGCTCCCCCATCACAatcccctttctctttcttttctgctgTTTGGTTTTGGcctgttttgtgtcttttagtACTGCTCAAGTAGtcgcacacacaccttgttttgttttgatcatgagCCAGGAGCAGTTGAGAGCAGGTTTGGGGTAAACAATGCAATACAACGTatttgtcacagtctgctccagtacttcctaCCTCAGCTTTTCCACACCCCATCTCCTTCTCACAACACCAGCCAGCCACttccacctcatcacctcaccttgggctcaggctgctgccaattaatcaagcccttatttaagcctcttccagtcactcactcagtgccagattgttccCTACTCatgtcagatttttttttttcattttgcattaggtctctgcatgtgtcctgggatTTACTGTACCGACCTATTCCAgtaaataaacctgtgtatctacaatttctggtttcctgtgtgttgcatttgggtccttaaACTCCCTGTGACAGTGTTTACTGTAAATGCTTTAACATTAATgactatgtgtttgtgtcagctgGGTCTAAAAACATGTTCACCCCAGGGGATCTCCTCACCGTCCTTTAAGGGCACAGACATATTTTCAGACATGTGATGTGTCAGATTCAGTGACTAACAAAGAAGCATATTTAGAAGAAGATCTCCATGACAGCAGGACACGCATAACTTGATCTAGTAAACACTTATTTGCAGAATAATCATTCATACAGTTTATTCACAATCAGAATAAGCgagtgaatgaaatgaaaatattcCTACAATGTTCAGTTGATCACAAAAATAATcaacataattgttttatttttatctaaATGATCTTTCTCAGGATAATAGGAACCTAACATTACATGGCTTTTTGTTCCCCTTTTTCAGTCATGAAATGGGGAATTAGTGGCTGAGTAGAAACTCTGTGACTCGATCATCACAAGGAGACAAAGGAGGGAAAAACAGAAGTAGGTACTGTCTTATTTTTTAGATCATTTAGTCGTATCACATCTGAATTTatcatacatttgttttgtatcattaATAATCAAATCTGTTCCATCTATCCATACCATTCTTTCACATATCTTCATAAATCAACCACAAAAATAAGCACTGTATCTTAAATGTCTACATGGCTGTATGttcaaatgtacaaaatatataataacacatcacaacaacttgttatgaaaatgtaaatatgtacaaACAAAGAGGATTTCACTGATACAGATGTTTGACAATTTTCCTAAGGACCAGAAGAAATCTTCTGATTTAAAACTGGTAAACCACAACACATCATTTGACTCACCAGAAGTTAGTCTTCCTGCTCCAGATTGTCTTCTTGattaaaatacaacatgatgtttgagtgaaaaacaaaacaacgcACAGTGGAGAGTCCTGCATAGATGTGGGAGTcctattgttttccatgttcgTATGATGCAAAGGTTGTGAGAGACAGCAGGAAGAAGCCAGAGGGAGATAATGTGACATGCCCTAGAGAATATCAAAGCACATTACTGGAACCCTGAGTGCTTATAAGGATGTTGTATTGACCATCTTAACTTAACTCATACTTAAGACAGCAAAAAATACCACAAAGGAAACGAAGAGTACCATAATGAGCTCATCAGAAAAGTTTAACTTTGGCTGTCAGTCagaaacttttacattttatttaaaggttaTCCACTGGAGAAATTCTCAGTAAGAAAAGACCAGTGGCGCcttaaaatctcaaaataacataaattaaTAACTTACCCTTCTGAAATGCTGATTTTCTTACTCAGGTTTGTGCATGATATTTCTGAAGCGAGGTTCCTCTGTGTAGTCGCTGATGTGCTTCCTGTATGTCTTATGTGCCTCTTCGTTGTTTCACTTACATGGGGGGGGGTGTTTTCAGTGCTGCTGTGGTCCTGTGACTGTGTGGTTGCAGATATTTTTTGCCTACCAGCGTCAGCTGTAGGTCTGCATTCATGTAGAGCATTCATGTGATTTCCTTTCTTAAGATGACTTCCTTTTTCCACAGTTAAagcgagacactacaggcaaaaatcATAGTTTTTCATGCACATTTCAATTTTGTGAGATAGGGCTATTTtgcttctttcagactagtggaaagaaaatatccaaaatacacatttggaTGTAAAGTTTactaactttaactttaactaacttttattttcatctgtaaattcaccaaaagttagcgttacataatgcctcatttgcatatttaaacataacatttcagaaaccttgtaatacaaaaaaatattttcttaatttaagTAATcagctggggaagtttcatggtgatatatattagttaatgtgtatatatatatatatatatatatatatatatatatatatatatatatatataactattatatatatatatatatatatatatatatatatatgtacattaactaatatatatatcaccatgaaacttctccagttgattacttaaattaagaaaatattttttatatatattttaaggaGGCGTTTGTTCAAATATCATTCACagcctgatttatagaacattttattcctaaaaacgtggcaaaaatgatttatgttttattgctgtTGACAGTATCTTCtgatttatgaaaataaatgtgatataaAGCGTTATCTAAAATGCTCTCTGTAAAAACTTTTGACTCTAATGTCATCAAAGTGAAACAAGAactttgaacctggctttatccaagATTCAGATTTATGTGCCAGAAATGTCCATATCCAAGACAACAAATTggcacatatttaaaaagataatgcaacatttgcatatttaaacataacatttcagaaaacgaGTAATGCAAAAAAATTGTTGTCTTAAtgcaagtaatcaactggggaagtttcatggtgatatttaTTAGATAGATGTTTTATcttattcacctgtagtgtctcctcTTAAACAGGGCTCAAAGGCCCTCACAGAGGTGGTTACCACTACAACAGGAAGTATTCCAAATGTTACCGAAATAGGCACAATACCAACTCAAACGTTATATCCAATATTGTAAAGCCTGGTCCAATGTTTATCCGgacttctttttaaatatgacCGTGCCTTTGTATGCAAAGACCGTGCTTTCCATTCAAAACTTGAATAAGTGCATCAGAATGTAATCCTGGTGACAttcattcaaatatattcaagATTTGAGACAAAATTGTTTTAgatgattaattattaatactgTTTTATTTGTACCATAATCCCATCGTATCAGGTGTGAACTATAAAATGATGAAATCATAAACAGAATTTCTGTTAGACATATTCAATTTATAATCCTGTTTTGCCATGATCTGAAgttatgcaaatacattttctttcacacatacaacttttaatgttttgtaattatCATTGAGTTGTATCTGCACAGTTCAGACCAAATATGTTCTCCTTGATTCTTACTACACTGAAGAATCGTGAAACAAGCATCCAATCCCGACAATAAGCACCAGCAGAGGCACCACAAATTTAACATCAGTTTATATGTTGAAAACAAAGTTGACAAGAACTGTAAGCaaaattaacttttaaaaacagacaaaatcCAAGGAAACGTACCTACCAAGAGAGTGGCAGAAGTTCAAAATGTAAGATTAAGACTTAAAATTAAGAGAGCAGTATTCATAAATATAGATATCATATAAAAGTGTGGTGAGTGAACGAGTACTCTGGTTCTTAGTGTAAATGTTTCTGATCCTCTGACGTTAACCAATTAGCTTACTGGCAACAATCCTACAGAATTGCACATCAATCATTGCTACACCTCATCTCACTGGCCTTGCTGATAAACAATAACAAGCAGTACAGTAGCTatggttttattaaaaaagggacagtgtgtaggatttggaGGCATCTAGCATTGCGGTTACAGATTGCAACCAATTGAATACCCCTCCCTTTAAAAAACTGAGATAGCGAGCCGCTGGGTGCAAAACTGCGGTAATgctgtggtatctttcaggatcTTCCAGGTCATCCTTGAAATGCAGGCGCCGGCTGGTGTTACCACAGTTTTACAAGCATGATGATTACAGCATGATGATTACAAGCATTGTTGCATTTTACAAGCAACAATGGTGGCTTTCAGGTAACGTAAAAACGTGCAAAGCGATACCATTCGATAAAGGTACTTTATAATCTTCACTTAATCATGTACACCACTCTCACTAGGTCACAGAGGACCATGGCCACTCCGATAGCAGAGTCGGCGTTTTGTCCGTATACCACCGGCTGAGGAAATACCTTCTCCACTTCCTGCCTCAGCACCTCATTGCGGGCGATGGCGCTGCCACTGCCTACAATCCTGCAGACCCCCGCCTGCTGCAGACGCTCAGCAGGCATCATGGAGGTGATGTTTTCCAGGACGCCGCGGCACAGCGCCCTGGTCACATGACCCAGAGAGAGATTGGTAGTGGAGATGTTGGTCACTTGACCCAGGCAGAGAGGGTCGTGTCTCTCTCCCAGGAGAGTAGGACTCACACTCAGCTCGCTCGTTTCCTGATTCAGGGCGCAATGAATCAGCTTCTCATATAAGCACGAATCACTCATCTCTGCACCTGTGAGGGACCAGGAGGAGCAATTTCACATTTGGATGAAACTATTTAAATGGCAATGATTACATTTTAGTTGGGGTTTGAAATGGGTCATGCTTATTACAGTCCGATATACATCAGAAGGATTCTTATTGGTTATTTCCAGAATTTAAGTGGCAATAAAAAAACGTTGCCCCCTTGTGGTTCCAAGTCCTATTACTGTTAGCGCTGCTGTCGTAAagaaaatgctaacatgctgatttTTAGCAGGTATCTTGTTAACCATGATAACCATCTTAGCTCAGCTAAACACTAAAcccaaacattattttttttcacCTGATGATGGTGTtagatgaaaagtcaaaggGGCACTAGAGTTATTAAGCATGGTTACGAATACAAACCAAGCTCTTTCATCCAGGAAGTGAGCATCTCCACAAAAGTGGCCAGTACATTCCCTCCGTTGAGCGAAGCCGCCACCGACAGGTACGAGTCGTCAAAGTAGGGGAAGTaggagatggaggaggcagGCTGAGGAATATCTGGAGGTTTGAAGTCAGCTGGCATGGCGAAGGTCAGTTGGGCTGAGGTGCTTATGTTAAGAACTGAGAAATTAGGAGAAAGATACAAACCGTCATCTGAGGCGTATGAACTAACAGCTACAGACAAGACATGcacgagagggggggggggtctccagGATGACTCAAAAGGCTGGTaataaaacgactacaaagaaacacaaaaaggtGCAAATCAtatgcaaagagacacaaagagaccgCACAGGTATTCACAATGGAAAGTGGCAAAATAACCATAAGTCTGTGTTTATTGTTCCTATGTAGAAGAGGTGGTGGGGCATTTTGCATATTTGTGCCGAGGGGCCTATTGTCTCACAAACTGCTTATGAGTGTTATAGAAGAAGAAATCTAATGGATGCAACATGTCATGGTACAGCCGTAAAGGATTCTTTCATCTGAAGAGTAGGAACAGTATAAGAGTACAGCATTCACATAGTACATTAGATGTGATCCTAAGCCTGAGAAATtactatttaattaattaattactacTGTTTCACCTGCGTCTGTTCGTGCACTCATGCAGGAGTAGACCGAGCACTGGAAGTCTCCCAGGGCAGCCCCTACTGGCGTACCAGCAGGGACACCATGCCAGTCAGCGCACGTCTGTCCCGCCAAGCCACCAGAtggcacacacagaggaagcagGCCCAAAGGGAAGCCAGCACCCTTCAGACtagagcatgcacacacacatggtggcTTGTTATGTAGGTTACAGTGCCAAAACGTTTAGTGATTTCATTTTAACACCAAGCATGCAGAACATGTTTCATGCATATAGCACATTAAGTTCTGCTCTTTACATACATGTCTATATTCCACTGGTTGGAGGAGGTGTTGAAGAAGCCCCAGCTGGCTGCATTCTGGGGCGTCATCACACAGCCGTCCAAACCACACAGCATGGACACCACATAGTCCTGGATGGTACCT of Cottoperca gobio chromosome 14, fCotGob3.1, whole genome shotgun sequence contains these proteins:
- the shpk gene encoding sedoheptulokinase, which translates into the protein MSTYILGIDVGTTSVKAVLLETGSRSVVASHALPTTSDIVDKSGIKAKEQETGRIIDTLNRCIDLLPGDKLQNVSTIGLSGQMHGVLFWKATSGCDWSKRDFFTTRDSSQLITWQDGRCSSNFLSSLPEPDSHISVATGFGCATILWYMRNRPEFLEDFTVAGTIQDYVVSMLCGLDGCVMTPQNAASWGFFNTSSNQWNIDILKGAGFPLGLLPLCVPSGGLAGQTCADWHGVPAGTPVGAALGDFQCSVYSCMSARTDAVLNISTSAQLTFAMPADFKPPDIPQPASSISYFPYFDDSYLSVAASLNGGNVLATFVEMLTSWMKELGAEMSDSCLYEKLIHCALNQETSELSVSPTLLGERHDPLCLGQVTNISTTNLSLGHVTRALCRGVLENITSMMPAERLQQAGVCRIVGSGSAIARNEVLRQEVEKVFPQPVVYGQNADSAIGVAMVLCDLVRVVYMIK